From Polaribacter butkevichii, a single genomic window includes:
- the panB gene encoding 3-methyl-2-oxobutanoate hydroxymethyltransferase, with amino-acid sequence MSTAKKEYKKVTVKSLVDMKKNGEKISMLTAYDFTMAKILDGAGIDVLLVGDSASNVMAGHETTLPITLDQMIYHASSVVRAINRCLVVVDLPFGSYQSDPKEALRSAIRIMKESGGHSIKLEGGKEIKESIKRILNAGIPVMGHLGLTPQSIYKFGTYTVRAKEEEEAEQLMEDALMLEKLGCFAVVLEKVPAKLAQEVAEAISIPVIGIGAGNGVDGQVLVTHDMLGMTHEFHPRFLRRYLDLYKDMTGAFETYIDDVKSGDFPNDKEQY; translated from the coding sequence ATGTCAACAGCAAAGAAAGAATATAAAAAAGTTACTGTAAAATCTCTTGTAGATATGAAGAAAAATGGAGAGAAAATTTCCATGTTAACTGCGTATGATTTTACAATGGCTAAAATTTTAGATGGGGCTGGTATAGATGTTCTTTTAGTAGGCGATTCTGCCTCTAACGTTATGGCGGGTCATGAAACAACGTTGCCTATAACTTTAGATCAAATGATCTATCATGCAAGTTCTGTAGTTAGAGCCATTAACCGTTGTTTGGTGGTGGTAGATTTACCTTTTGGTAGTTATCAATCTGACCCAAAAGAAGCATTGCGTTCTGCTATTAGAATTATGAAAGAAAGTGGTGGACACTCTATAAAATTAGAAGGTGGTAAAGAAATTAAAGAATCTATAAAACGCATATTAAATGCAGGAATTCCTGTAATGGGGCATTTAGGTTTAACGCCACAATCTATCTATAAATTTGGTACTTATACCGTAAGAGCCAAAGAAGAGGAAGAAGCAGAGCAATTAATGGAAGATGCTTTAATGCTAGAAAAACTTGGTTGTTTTGCTGTTGTTTTAGAAAAAGTACCTGCAAAATTAGCACAAGAAGTTGCAGAAGCAATCTCTATTCCGGTAATTGGTATTGGAGCCGGAAATGGTGTAGATGGTCAAGTTTTAGTTACCCACGATATGTTAGGGATGACACACGAATTTCATCCACGTTTTTTACGTAGGTATTTAGATTTATATAAAGACATGACAGGCGCTTTTGAAACTTATATTGATGATGTAAAAAGTGGAGATTTTCCTAATGATAAAGAGCAATATTAA
- a CDS encoding class I SAM-dependent methyltransferase: MGEKRGLHKRLVPFLNCKDFTVSDETYEVMFNKEYDMLVTSPVPIDLENYYKSENYISHTDSKKSIMDKVYQSVKNITLKRKLDLINSFKTPSKNILDVGAGTGDFLKICAANNWSVSGVEPNADARNIAKEKGVNLKKELLQIENENFDVITLWHVLEHVENLSDYILNLKELLSDNGRLIIAVPNHKSDDAKYYKEYWAAFDVPRHLWHFSQTSIHKIFSEENMMVEQTLPMKFDSYYVSLLSEKYKTGKMNPIKAFHRGFVSNLKARRTSEYSSLTYVLKKR, encoded by the coding sequence ATGGGGGAAAAAAGAGGGCTTCACAAAAGGTTAGTGCCTTTTTTAAATTGTAAAGATTTTACGGTATCTGACGAAACGTACGAGGTAATGTTTAATAAAGAGTACGATATGTTGGTGACTTCACCTGTGCCTATAGATTTAGAAAATTACTATAAAAGCGAAAATTATATTTCGCATACCGATAGTAAAAAATCGATTATGGATAAAGTGTATCAATCTGTAAAAAACATTACCTTAAAAAGAAAATTAGATTTAATTAATTCTTTTAAAACACCTTCGAAAAACATTTTAGATGTAGGCGCGGGGACAGGCGATTTTTTAAAAATATGTGCAGCTAACAATTGGTCTGTATCTGGTGTAGAACCAAATGCTGATGCAAGAAATATAGCAAAAGAGAAAGGGGTTAATTTAAAGAAAGAATTACTGCAAATTGAAAATGAAAATTTTGATGTAATTACTCTTTGGCATGTTTTAGAACATGTAGAAAATTTATCTGATTATATTTTAAATTTAAAAGAATTACTTTCTGACAATGGACGGCTAATTATTGCTGTACCTAATCATAAAAGTGATGATGCCAAATATTATAAAGAGTATTGGGCTGCTTTTGATGTTCCAAGACATCTTTGGCATTTTTCACAAACTTCTATTCATAAAATATTTTCTGAAGAAAATATGATGGTAGAACAAACTTTACCTATGAAATTTGATTCTTATTATGTTTCGCTTTTAAGTGAAAAATATAAGACTGGTAAAATGAATCCTATTAAAGCTTTTCATAGAGGTTTTGTTTCAAATTTAAAAGCAAGAAGAACTTCTGAATATTCTTCTTTAACATATGTACTTAAAAAGCGTTAA
- a CDS encoding 2-hydroxyacid dehydrogenase: protein MKILHLDSNHALLINQLNDLGYQNDEDYTSSKEEIEAKIHLYDGFIIRSRFSIDKAFLDKATNLKFIGRVGAGLENIDCEYAESKGITLIAAPEGNRNAVGEHALGMLLSLFNKLNKADKEVRNGKWLREENRGIELDGRTVGLIGYGNMGKSFAKKLRGFDVEVLCYDIKPNVGDANCKQVSLKELQEKAAILSLHTPQTELTKNMINTDFINGFKKSFWLINTARGKSVVTKDLVSALKSGKILGAGLDVLEYEKASFENLFSDDKMPEAFQYLIQSEQVLLSPHVAGWTIESKERLAQTIVDKIKAKFY from the coding sequence TTGAAAATATTACACTTAGACTCCAACCACGCACTTTTAATAAATCAATTAAATGATTTAGGATATCAAAACGATGAAGATTATACGTCTTCTAAAGAAGAAATTGAAGCTAAAATTCATTTATACGATGGTTTTATTATTAGAAGCAGGTTTTCTATTGATAAAGCATTTTTAGACAAAGCTACCAACTTAAAGTTTATTGGACGTGTTGGTGCAGGTTTAGAAAACATAGATTGTGAGTACGCAGAAAGCAAAGGAATTACATTAATTGCTGCTCCGGAAGGAAATAGAAATGCGGTAGGAGAACACGCTTTAGGTATGCTATTATCACTATTTAACAAGCTAAATAAAGCTGATAAAGAAGTTAGAAACGGCAAATGGTTGCGCGAAGAAAATCGAGGAATTGAGCTAGACGGAAGAACCGTTGGGTTAATTGGCTACGGAAATATGGGAAAATCATTCGCAAAAAAATTACGTGGTTTTGATGTAGAAGTTTTATGTTATGATATAAAACCAAATGTTGGCGATGCAAATTGCAAACAAGTTTCATTAAAAGAATTACAAGAAAAAGCAGCCATTTTAAGTCTACACACACCGCAAACTGAACTGACAAAAAACATGATAAATACTGATTTTATCAATGGGTTTAAAAAGAGTTTTTGGTTGATAAATACGGCTCGTGGAAAATCTGTTGTAACAAAAGATTTAGTTTCAGCTTTAAAATCAGGTAAAATATTAGGCGCAGGTTTAGATGTTTTAGAATATGAAAAAGCTTCTTTCGAAAATCTTTTTTCCGACGATAAAATGCCCGAAGCTTTTCAATATTTAATCCAATCAGAACAAGTGCTTCTATCTCCGCATGTGGCAGGTTGGACAATTGAAAGTAAAGAAAGATTGGCACAAACAATAGTAGATAAAATTAAAGCAAAATTCTACTAG
- a CDS encoding DoxX family protein: MRFLSNYPTEILILLFLIITYLISAIEKIVDWKGSILYIKDHFKNSPLKNGVPFLLAILLVIEITAVALMIVGVYKIYTLETKEIALLGIELSAISIIFMLIGQRLAKDYPGAMSLGVYFIITLCGVYLLNS; encoded by the coding sequence ATGCGTTTTTTATCTAACTACCCTACAGAAATTTTAATCTTACTCTTTTTAATTATTACTTATTTAATATCCGCCATCGAAAAAATTGTAGATTGGAAAGGAAGCATACTGTATATAAAAGATCATTTTAAAAACTCTCCTTTAAAAAATGGAGTGCCATTTTTATTAGCCATTCTTTTAGTTATAGAAATTACAGCGGTAGCATTAATGATTGTAGGAGTATATAAAATTTATACTTTAGAAACAAAAGAAATTGCTTTACTAGGAATAGAGCTTTCTGCGATTAGTATAATTTTTATGCTAATAGGACAACGTTTGGCAAAAGATTATCCAGGAGCGATGTCTTTAGGTGTCTATTTTATCATTACACTTTGTGGTGTTTATTTACTAAATAGTTAA
- a CDS encoding O-methyltransferase, whose protein sequence is MHFLPENIDNYVVDHSQQEPTILKELSKETWQKVLNPRMLSGAFQGRVLSMISKLIQPKNILEIGTYTGYSALSLAEGLASEGKIFTLDKNEELETLQNKYFEKSGFRDQIVQYVGNAIEIIPTIDEKFDLVFIDADKSNYINYFHLIIDKMNSGGIILSDNVLWSGKVVEELDPKDKDTKVLLEYNKLLNTDHRIETVLLPIRDGLTISRVK, encoded by the coding sequence ATGCATTTTTTACCAGAAAATATAGACAATTATGTTGTAGATCACTCACAACAAGAACCTACAATTTTAAAAGAATTAAGTAAAGAAACTTGGCAAAAGGTGTTAAACCCTAGAATGTTAAGTGGTGCTTTTCAAGGGCGAGTATTGTCTATGATTTCTAAATTGATTCAACCTAAAAACATTTTAGAAATTGGTACTTATACAGGGTATTCTGCATTGTCTTTAGCAGAAGGTTTAGCATCCGAAGGAAAAATTTTTACTTTAGATAAAAACGAAGAATTAGAAACGTTACAAAATAAATATTTCGAAAAATCTGGTTTTAGAGATCAAATAGTACAATATGTTGGTAATGCCATAGAAATTATACCCACTATTGATGAAAAATTTGATTTGGTTTTTATTGATGCAGATAAGTCTAACTACATTAATTATTTTCACTTAATAATTGATAAAATGAATTCTGGTGGTATTATTTTGTCTGATAATGTACTTTGGAGTGGAAAAGTAGTTGAAGAATTAGACCCAAAAGATAAAGACACTAAAGTACTTTTAGAATATAATAAGTTACTGAATACAGACCATAGAATAGAAACTGTTTTATTGCCTATAAGAGATGGATTAACAATAAGTAGGGTAAAATAA
- a CDS encoding sigma-70 family RNA polymerase sigma factor, with protein sequence MTQEQVVLNTDKWIDNYADYMYNYAVVRVNNGDLAKDLVQDTFFAGLKSAKNFQGKSTERTWLISILKRKIIDHYRKINSKKGQAEVRMNFYDDGENEGNWIEERVPQSWDNQSEKTIENEELKSQLDSCIDALPEKYAMVFRMKTIQEFETEEICKELDITASNLWVIIHRARTQLRKCMEDNWFNN encoded by the coding sequence ATGACACAAGAGCAAGTTGTACTAAATACCGACAAATGGATAGATAATTATGCAGATTATATGTATAATTATGCTGTTGTGCGTGTAAATAATGGAGATTTAGCTAAAGATTTGGTACAAGATACTTTTTTTGCAGGTTTAAAGTCTGCTAAAAATTTTCAAGGAAAATCTACGGAAAGAACTTGGTTAATTTCAATCTTAAAAAGAAAAATAATAGACCATTATAGAAAAATTAATTCTAAAAAAGGACAAGCCGAAGTTAGAATGAATTTTTATGATGATGGTGAAAATGAAGGAAATTGGATAGAGGAAAGAGTGCCACAAAGTTGGGACAATCAATCTGAAAAAACAATTGAAAACGAAGAATTAAAAAGTCAATTAGATTCTTGTATAGATGCTTTGCCAGAAAAATATGCAATGGTATTTAGAATGAAAACCATTCAAGAATTTGAAACTGAAGAAATTTGTAAGGAATTAGATATCACAGCGTCTAACCTATGGGTTATCATTCATAGAGCAAGAACACAGCTCAGAAAATGTATGGAAGATAATTGGTTTAATAATTAA
- a CDS encoding four helix bundle protein: protein MHRYKDLKFWQLSRAFCTDIYIITKTFPTDEKFGLISQLRRAVVSIPSNIDEGAARSSNKDFKRFLRISLGSCYEIETQLLISFDLSFIDKKELENLKFQ from the coding sequence ATGCACAGGTATAAAGATTTAAAATTCTGGCAATTAAGTAGAGCATTTTGCACTGATATCTACATTATTACTAAGACTTTTCCTACTGATGAAAAGTTTGGATTAATTTCTCAACTAAGAAGAGCAGTAGTCTCTATACCTTCTAATATCGATGAAGGAGCAGCTAGAAGTTCAAATAAAGATTTTAAACGCTTTCTAAGAATTTCTTTAGGATCTTGTTATGAAATAGAAACACAACTTTTAATTTCCTTTGATTTAAGTTTTATTGATAAAAAAGAACTTGAAAATCTAAAATTCCAATAA
- a CDS encoding VOC family protein: MKNRVTGIGGVFFKTEDTNATKEWYKNHLGFNTDDWGCTFWWKDKDGNKCSTQWSPFPKDTNHFKPSKKDFMFNYRVENLAELLVALKKEGVTILGEIEEYDYGKFGWILDNEGNKIELWEPIDKAFL; this comes from the coding sequence ATGAAAAATAGAGTAACAGGCATAGGTGGTGTGTTTTTTAAAACTGAAGATACAAACGCAACAAAAGAATGGTATAAAAATCATTTAGGTTTTAACACCGACGATTGGGGTTGTACTTTTTGGTGGAAAGATAAAGATGGTAATAAATGTTCTACACAATGGAGTCCCTTTCCTAAAGACACCAATCATTTTAAACCTTCAAAAAAAGACTTTATGTTTAATTACAGAGTTGAAAATTTAGCTGAATTATTGGTAGCATTAAAAAAAGAAGGCGTTACCATTTTAGGTGAAATAGAAGAATATGACTACGGTAAATTTGGTTGGATATTGGATAACGAAGGAAACAAAATTGAACTTTGGGAACCTATAGACAAAGCCTTTCTTTAA
- a CDS encoding Sec-independent protein translocase subunit TatA/TatB: MNSTLLFISGPEIMVVMLIVVMLFGADKIPEIARGLGKGMRQVKDATNDIKREINESSEKIGVDTDITKNINKEITDVKDSIDDITGPIKRNM; encoded by the coding sequence ATGAATTCAACTCTTTTATTTATTAGCGGTCCAGAAATAATGGTTGTCATGTTAATCGTGGTAATGCTTTTTGGTGCAGATAAGATTCCTGAAATTGCCAGAGGATTAGGAAAAGGAATGCGTCAAGTTAAAGATGCAACTAATGACATTAAAAGGGAAATAAACGAAAGTTCAGAGAAAATAGGCGTTGATACTGATATCACAAAAAACATCAACAAAGAAATTACAGATGTTAAAGATAGTATTGATGATATAACAGGACCTATAAAACGTAATATGTAA